One genomic segment of Virgibacillus doumboii includes these proteins:
- a CDS encoding SLAP domain-containing protein, which yields MQQLKFHPKWDKTIAEEDRNHITQSFQQADLSSDKTIQFTSLWHVKNHRGDLLVTTIVHNTSESSAKLDNQILTCHVNGKEVAEHTFSPPFTFETKTSMPWTFIFPEGSFAKNVHFDENELTIHFKSYK from the coding sequence TTGCAGCAGCTCAAATTCCATCCTAAATGGGACAAAACAATTGCTGAGGAAGACCGCAACCACATCACGCAATCTTTTCAACAGGCAGATTTATCCTCAGACAAAACCATTCAATTCACATCACTCTGGCATGTAAAAAATCACCGGGGCGATTTACTTGTTACAACTATTGTCCATAACACCAGTGAGAGTAGTGCTAAACTGGATAATCAAATACTGACTTGCCACGTTAACGGAAAGGAAGTGGCCGAGCACACATTTTCGCCGCCGTTCACATTTGAAACGAAAACCAGCATGCCGTGGACGTTTATTTTCCCTGAAGGCAGTTTTGCAAAAAATGTGCACTTCGATGAGAACGAATTAACAATTCATTTTAAGTCGTATAAATAA
- a CDS encoding DinB family protein, with amino-acid sequence MQSNELKLFEYHIWANNKVFDRLLELPDGIYNQKVESVFESLSAVVSHMYTTDILWLGLISGDSNEEVWEAAGQAWKEVKGKSAEQTKELYNTLGEQYKEMISKRDKSLHLKHPKFGELDTTMLELVQHVVNHGTYHRGNITAMLRQMGYAGVSTDYIFYLYDLK; translated from the coding sequence ATGCAATCCAATGAGCTAAAACTTTTTGAATATCACATCTGGGCAAACAATAAGGTTTTTGATCGTCTACTGGAACTTCCTGATGGGATTTATAATCAGAAGGTTGAAAGCGTATTCGAATCACTTAGTGCTGTAGTCAGCCATATGTATACGACGGATATCCTGTGGCTTGGATTGATTTCAGGAGACAGTAATGAAGAGGTATGGGAAGCTGCGGGACAGGCTTGGAAGGAAGTGAAAGGAAAGTCCGCTGAACAAACCAAAGAATTGTACAACACCCTTGGTGAGCAATACAAAGAAATGATAAGTAAAAGAGATAAATCTCTGCACCTGAAACATCCCAAGTTTGGTGAACTCGATACGACTATGCTGGAACTTGTTCAGCACGTGGTCAATCATGGTACATATCATCGTGGAAATATAACAGCGATGCTCCGGCAAATGGGTTATGCAGGTGTTTCGACTGATTATATTTTTTATTTATACGACTTAAAATGA
- a CDS encoding VOC family protein encodes MEEKLMRVGTTYIPVTNVELSAEWYVSKLGAELNYQDADKAILDFADQSFFLVKAKEGQNANFYDAHGEEWFSMTFEVNGMAALEAVRKDFIENEVKTGDIEDRGHAGKNFVFYDSDGNKFDVWSELSPEFKEKNNI; translated from the coding sequence ATGGAAGAAAAATTAATGAGAGTAGGTACAACCTATATTCCAGTAACAAATGTGGAGTTGTCCGCGGAATGGTACGTCAGCAAACTGGGAGCGGAATTAAATTATCAGGATGCGGATAAGGCAATATTGGATTTTGCAGATCAAAGCTTTTTTCTTGTGAAAGCAAAAGAAGGTCAAAACGCGAATTTCTATGATGCTCACGGCGAAGAGTGGTTTTCCATGACGTTTGAAGTGAATGGAATGGCTGCCCTGGAAGCGGTGCGTAAAGATTTTATCGAGAATGAAGTAAAGACAGGCGACATTGAAGATCGCGGTCACGCCGGGAAAAATTTCGTTTTTTATGATTCGGATGGCAACAAGTTTGACGTATGGAGTGAGCTCAGTCCGGAGTTTAAGGAGAAAAACAACATTTAG
- a CDS encoding alpha/beta fold hydrolase: protein MILHTEILGNGDPIVFLHTGLQTGMTDFEHQREHFKKNYKVILPDLRGHGKSISNNFSDFFNDSANDLLETFNSLEIKSAYIVGCSLGALVGLIFAKKFPDRVKSLTLSGVIPEKPANWLEMHKQDVERQTKLLENEELVSYFDNLHSSDWKQFIYMSRDKNWYPFDKTGDLSDLEMPTLFMVGEGNAHERIGAQVYPQMNPNVHTAVIPYASHLVHTEQPDMYTLALAKFFNK, encoded by the coding sequence GTGATATTACATACGGAAATACTCGGGAACGGTGATCCAATCGTTTTTCTCCATACCGGCCTGCAAACAGGTATGACGGATTTTGAGCATCAGCGGGAGCATTTTAAGAAAAATTATAAAGTGATCCTTCCAGATTTGAGAGGACATGGCAAATCTATCAGTAATAATTTCTCGGATTTTTTTAACGATTCAGCAAATGATCTTCTTGAAACATTTAATAGTTTGGAGATAAAGTCAGCTTATATAGTTGGTTGTTCATTAGGCGCCTTAGTTGGCTTGATTTTTGCTAAAAAGTTTCCTGATCGGGTTAAAAGTTTGACGTTATCCGGTGTTATTCCTGAAAAGCCGGCTAATTGGCTGGAAATGCATAAACAGGATGTCGAACGTCAAACAAAGCTGTTGGAAAATGAAGAGCTAGTTAGCTATTTTGATAATCTCCATTCTTCTGATTGGAAGCAATTTATTTACATGTCACGGGATAAAAACTGGTATCCATTTGATAAAACAGGAGACCTGAGTGATTTGGAAATGCCAACATTATTTATGGTTGGTGAAGGTAACGCCCACGAAAGAATTGGTGCACAGGTATACCCGCAAATGAATCCGAATGTACATACTGCAGTTATCCCGTATGCGTCCCACTTAGTGCATACTGAACAACCGGATATGTATACGTTGGCTTTGGCAAAATTTTTTAACAAATAA